The Pseudomonadota bacterium sequence ACGGCGGGGGGTGCGGCGCATGCGGTGGGCTACAACAGCCAGTCGCAGTTCACCCGTGAGTTCCGGCGCCGCTTTGGTAACTCACCGATCGGGGAGCGAAAGCGCTTGCGGGGCGCCTACCCGACCAATGCGACGGGCTAGTGGGCCGCTTGGTAAGTAAGGTAGCGCTCAGTCTGCGTAGGGGCAGCGTCAGCAAGGCGTGTGGCGCAGCCAATGGCATCGCCATTGGCAAGCGACCGCCTTGCCCTGGCGCCCATGCTACTCGCTGAGCGTCACCTTGTTTACCAAGCGGCCCACTAGGCGGTAGTCCGAATCCGCGACTGACGTCAGGCACCCGTCGGACGGTGTGTCGGCGGGGTAAGTTGCTGGTAGAGTGCGGGGGTCGTCCATCGCAGCGAAAGGAAACCCGCATGTGCCGCCTCCCGGTCAAGCTGTCTGCCCTGGTCCTCCTCACGGCCCTCGCAAACCCGCTTCTTGCGGATGACGACGAGCCGTCCCTGCTCTGGGAAGCCGCAGGGTTTGAGGCCCCGGAATCGGTTCGCTACGACGCTGAGCGTGAGCGCCTGTACGTGTCGAACATCAACGGCAACCCGACCGACAAGGACGGCAACGGTTACCTGTCCTTGCTCTCGCCCAGCGGTGAGGTGCTGATGGCTCGATGGTTGGCCGGTTTCGACGCGCCCAAGGGCATGGCGCTCGTTGGGAAGAAGCTCTATGTGAGCGACATCGATCGCCTGGTGGTGGTAGACGTAGAGGCGGCGGAGATCGTCGCTACCTACGATGCGCCTGAGGCAAAGTTCCTAAACGACGTTACGGCGGATGCGAGCGGCCGCGTCTACGTCTCTGACATGGGTGATAACACGATCTACCGGCTGAACGGCACAGCGTTTGACGTCTGGTTGCGCGATTCGGCCCTCGATAGTCCCAACGGTCTGCTGGCCGAGGAAGATCGGTTGCTGGTGGCGAGTTGGGGCGTGGTCGGGCAGGGCGCGGATGTGCAGTTGGGCGTGATGCGGGCGGTGAGTTGGGAGGATCGCTCGGTGTCAGCGCTAGATGGGGCCGGCATTGGTCACCTGGACGGCCTCGAGAAGCTGCCTAGCGCGGAAGATGCCGAGGGCGAGGGGGACGGTCAGTACCTCATCACCGATTGGGTAAATGGCGTGCTGTTTACCTGGGCGGAGGGGGACGACGGGGATAGCAAGTTGACGCTTGCCCTCGATCTGCCGGCCGGCAGTGCCGATATCGGTACCCTCCCGGGTGAGGGTGTGGTCATCGTGCCGCTCATGAAGGATGGCATCGTGCAGGCTTACAGCTTGCCGGACGATGAGGATGAATGAGTGGGGGGTGACTCTCGCCGTGGGCGCCGATCAGACCGCCTACGCTTGGTGTCCAAAGCGTCTCGCGGCTCGGGCGCGCGCTTTTTCGGCCTCCAACTCTCGATTGCGCGGGGGTTGTGAGGTTACGAGAGAGTCGAGCAGCTGCTCTGCGGCCGCTGCCACCGCGTCCACTGCATCCTCGAAGGCCTGCGCGTTCGCTCGGGAGGGGCGCGCACTGCCGCTGAGCTTGCGTACGAACTGCAGTGCCGCCGCGCGGATCTCTTCCTTCGTGGCCGGCGGGTCGAAGTTGAAAAGGGTCTTGATGTTTCGGCACATTCCCTAGCCTCCTTGTTTGTGGTCCTGTCCGAACGCGCAAGCAGGGTGGCGGCGTGCTTGCCCGCGGCGGCTTCGACTGAACAGACAGGCTGCGCCTAAGCCGCTTGCCGCGTAAAGTGCGGCGAGATAGCGTGATGCGAAGTTATCTTCAACAGCAGTCGAATGAGCGACCTCCTGCAACATCTTCGCCCGAGTCGCACCACCCTGTGGCTGCTCGCCAGCTGGTTGGTCCTCAGTCTCACGCAGACCCTGCACTTCTATACCTACTTCGAGCAGTCCCTGTGGGATTCGGTGCGCTGGAGCTTCCGCGACTGGTTCGTGTGGTACCTGATCTTCTGGGGCGTGTTCGAGCTGTGTAAGGGTCGCCAGGCCTTCGCCAGATTCTCGGTGTTCTCGACCCTGCTGGTCGGCGCCATCGCCGTGGCCAGCGGTGTGCTGCAGACTGCGATCATCACCAGCCTCGACTTCATCGCCGGCACGGCGAGCCGACCGTTTTGGGAGGACTTCAGCCACTTCTATGCCAAGCGTTGGTTGCAGTACCTGTTTATCTTCGCCCTGTTCTGGATGCTGCTGCTGAATCGGATCGTGGCGGGGACGCCGGCGCCGGTCCCATCCGCCGCCGCGGCGCCGAAACCGCAACGGATCAGAATTGATGATGGCAAGCAGCACCACTGGGTTGCCTACGGCGAGGTCTTGTCCGTGGAGGCGGCCGGCAACTACGTGTGCTTTCACACCACCAGCGGACAGCTGATCGCGCGCGGCACCTTGAAGGCGCTCCAAGCGCAGGAGCAAGTGCTGCACCGGGTCAGCCGCTCGCGGATGGTTAATCCTGGACTGGTAGCCGCAACGCGTAGATCGTCGAATGGCGGGATGGACCTCGTCCTTACCGACGGCAGCGTCGTGCCCGTCGGCCCCAGCTATCGGCGCCAGGTGAAGGCGCTGCTCGGGCTCCCGGGCGGCGCTACCTCCTAGGCGCTTCGCCCCGAATCTTCCGTTCTTCGTCCCAAATCGCTCGGCACACGCGAGGATTCACCGTAGCGTCGACCCATCACCGGCAGCAGCAGTGAGAGCGACGTGAAAAGGCGTGCATTTCTAGCGGCGAGTAGTGCCCTCGGGCTTACCACCGGGCTTGCGGCCCTCGGCGGCATCCAGGGCACCAGGGTGCTGGTCCTCGGCGGCACGGGGTTCTTCGGTCCAGTGCTGGTCAGGGAGCTGCTGCGCAACGGCGCCAATGTCACCCTGTTCAACCGCGGTCAGACCAACCCCCACCTGTTTCCCCAAATCGAGAAGATTCGCGGCGATCGCGAGCTGCCCGATGCCCGTGGCCTTGTCGCTCTCGCCGAGTCGCGAGCGCGCTGGGACTGGGTGGTCGATACCTGGCAGGGGTCCTCGGCATGTGTCGCCGACACGGCTCGCCTGCTGCACGGGCGCGTCGAGCAGTATCAGTACGTCTCTACTGTGTCCGTCTACGACAAATGGGATCGCATCGGCATCCAGGAGAGCGAACCGCTCAACCCCGTGCCGCCGGGTCCGGAACCGCTGGTCAGTCCCCATCGGTATGCCCTGCGCAAGACCCTCTCCGAGCAGCTGCTAGGAGAGCTGCTACCTGAGCGTAGCGTCTTCTTCCGCTCTCACGGCATGCGTGGTTACCCGAACTCAGCGCCAAAGCATGAGCCTTATTGGCAGGTGAAGATCATGCGCGGGGGCGATCTAGTGCTACCCGCTGATATCGAGTACTACCAGGTCACCGACATGGTGAGCCTGGCGCGTTTCATGATCCACTGCGGCCGCACGCAGCAAACGGGGCCTTTCAACGTGTGTTACCCACCTATACGTCTTCGGAGGTTTATCGAGGGTATCGTGCGAGATACGCGCAGCGGCGTTCGCCTGCATTGGATTCCGCAGGAGTTTCTGCTCGCTCACCAGGTGCGTCTGTTGCGTGGGACGCCTGCCGGGCGCTACCGCTTCGACGTGTCCAAGGCACTGGCGGCGGGACTTGAGAACCGATCACTCAGCGAGCTGCTGGCCGATCAGCTCCAAGGCTATCGGGACCGTCACCCTGGCGATGATTTCCGCTTTGGTGGCGAAGGGACATCGACGATTTCCAGCCAACGGGAGCAAGAGATCATTCGCCTGTGGCGCGAGCGTCGCGGTTGAGTGTCGCTGCCTCAGAGGATCGGCTCAACTTCCCACGTAATGGCGCTCACGTCGGCCAGCCGGCAAAACCGGCCAAGCTCCGCGTGCAGCTTTTCAACGCGTGTCGGTGTCCACTTCACGCGCGGCTCCTGCCAGAAGTTGAGTACGCGCAGCTCGCCCGCTTTGCGATCGGCCTTAGCTTCAATACGACCGACGAAGCGATCACCTTCGAGCAGGGGAAACACGTAGTAGCCCCAAACCCGTTTGCTGGCCGGGACGAAGATCTCGATGCGGTAGTCGAATCCGAACAAGCGCTCCAGGCGCGCGCGATCGCGAATGACCGGATCGAAGGGGCTTAGCACGCGAAGGCGGGAGGTGGGTGCAGGCGCGTCTGCAAGGCGCTGCTCGATATCGGGCAGGGCCAGAGCGCCGTACGCCGATCGGTCGGCGCAGCCTACGGTGACTTCGACCAGTTCTGCCCGGTGTGCATCGACCCAGGCCTTCACTTCGGCCGAAGAGACCGCATCCCAGAAGCGTTGTATGTCACCCGGCGTGGCAAAGCCGAGTCGTGTGAGGGCCTCCCGGCAGAGCCAATCGATCTGTTTGTCGTCGGACCAGCTGTCGCGGCGGTGCTGAGCTGGGATGACCCGTTCCGTCAGATCGTAGTACTTCCGAAAGTTCACTCGGTGCGATGTCGAGAGCTCGCCTGCGAACCACATGTAGTCGAGGGCAAGCTTGTGCGGTGGTCGAGACCACATCTCCTGCTTGCCAGTGGCTTTGGTATCGAAGGCGTCCGTCGATAGAGGGCCCTCTTGCGCGATGCGATCCTTGAGGGCGCGACGGCCTTTGGCATCGAGCATGGCCCGATGCCATTCCCAACTGCGCACCCTAGCTTCCAGGCGACGAAACTGCCTGCCCCAGGCGGGATAGAACGCGATCGGCAGGACCGAGGCATCGTGGGTGAAGTGTTCGAAGATCAACCGATCGCGGGCCAGGGCGCGGTTCAGCATGGGTTCGCGGTAGTGCTGGTTGCGGCTCCAGAGGATGTGATGGTGGGCCCGCGATACGGCCCGGATGGAGTCGAGCTGAACGAATCCGAGCGCGGTGATCAGGACGTCGAGATCAAGCTTTCCCGTGGGCGCGTGCGAGAGCCCCTGGGCATCAAGCCATACCCTTCGGGCGTCGCGGTTAGAGATCTTCAGCGCCATGCGCGCATGCTAATCCGCAATCGCTTGTCTGTGTGTCAATCGTTGCGCCGCGCGCCGTGGCAGGGTTGGGCGCGTTCCGGACCGGGGATGGCGCCAAGGGGCTCTCACGAAGATGCCTCCCGGCCCGGAGCGACCGAGTGGGAAGGAAGGCTGACGGGATCGCCGCGAGCCTCCCGCAGGCGCTGCGCTATTGCGCTGCGATATCGTCGATCAGGAGGATGCTCACGGATCCGGCGACGACCAGAATGTCTATCGGGCCGCTCAGGGTAACGGCCTGCCAGTCTGCGTTAAGCACCACCTGCTGCAGATCTTGCACGGCGCCGTCGCCGATACCGGCCAAGATGATCTGCGCGTTGGCCTCTGCGAATCCACCCTCACTCACCTGTAGGGTGACGGTGTTGGCACCACCGGGGAAGAACACCAACTGCGGCAAGCGGGACACGCCACCGTCATTGAACGGAGAGCCAGCATTGAAGGCGAGAAAATTGGGTAAGGAGAAGGCGTCGATAGCGAAGTTGCTGCATTGATCCAGCACGCCACCGCCGTTGTTACCAGGCGCTGTAAAGGCCGCACCCTGGCGCACGCCGCGTAGGGCTGAGGTCTCAATGAAGCTGCAAGGCTCGACACGGTCATCGAAGGTGACGACGCCTCCTTCTTGTACAAGTATGCCCCCGACGTTGCGATCCATCATGTCGTAGTAGCCATGCACAGCGTCACGCCCGAGCAGCTTCGCCAAGTCTTCCGCACCAAACGGCCTCGTCGGCGCAGCGGCACTGGGTGCAGGGCCGTAGTGCCCCGCAACGATGTCGGCGTCGGCGTAAGCCACAGAGATGAGCATCCAAACCACGCCTAAGGCGACGAGTTGTTTCTTCATGGGGTTCTCCCTAAGGGGCTGGTCCGTAGTGTTCACCCGCGCGAATCTCCCTCAGCGCGGTTCGCTTAGCGTACATGAATGCTGAAGGGGCGGTCTTAGGGCAGTTGGTATCGTCGGCGGTTGGGATTCATGGCCACCACCGCCTCGCTAGCCTCGTCAGTGAACCGATGGCCACTTAGCGATCATCGGTGTGACTTCGTGCGTGCAGATAGCCCAAGGCGCATCATCTGACCAGAAGGCCAACCTGGCGGGCGTGGGGGCGAGCGACGATCGAACGCCCGACGTACGCCAGACGCGCCGCTGCATCCAGTAGCGCGCTGGGTGAGCAGACTCGACCTTTCGGTGGCAAAATCACTCCAATTTCCTAGCCGACCTGCAACACGCCAAAAAATGGACAAGTCCTCCCTCGACGGCCTCATCGACGCCTATGCGGCGGCCCCATCCCCCTCCCTAGCGCGCGTGATCGTGCTGGAGTTGTTACAAGGCGACCGAGCTCAGGATGCGCTCGCCTATCTCGATGCAGCCGTCACCGCGTTCCAACCGGAAGACGCCGACGCCGTTGGTAGCGCCCTGCTGAGCGCGGGAAGCTACGCCGCCATCACCGAGCACTTCGACGCCGACGTCCCCACACAGGCCGTAGTGCTGGCGAGAGCGCTGCTTGAGCTCGGCGAAGATAGTCGCGCGCGCGAGGTGTACCAGGCGGCCATTGAGGCGGCGCCTGGCGTGCAGGATGAGACCATGAACGAGCGCCTCGGCGTCGCCGCAGATTCGCCGGCCAGCGTGACGCGCTTGCGTCTGGTCGAGAAGGTTGACCCAATGGAGGTGGTCAATATAGATCGCTATCGCGCCAGCGCCACCACTTTCGATGATGTTGTGGGCCTCGAGAAGGTCAAGCGCCAGGTCAATAAGCGCATCATCATGCCCTTTCAAAAGCCATCCCTGTTCTCTCGTTTCCGCAAGAAGATCGGCGGCGGCGTGCTGCTCTACGGCCCTCCAGGCTGTGGCAAGACCTTGCTCGCCCGTGCCACCGCCGGCGAGTGCAACGCCTCGTTCTTCAACGTCGAGATCGCCGACGTCCTCGACATGTACATTGGTGAGTCGGAGCGCAAGCTCCACGCGATCTTCGAGAAAGCCCGCGCGGAGGCCCCGAGCGTGCTTTTCTTCGACGAGATCGAAGCCCTCGCTGGCAAGCGCGAACACACGCACAATGCGACAGCGAGTAAGGTCGTTAGTCTCATGCTGACGGAGCTCGATGGCTACGCGCAAAACAACGCGGGCGTGCTCGTGCTCGCCTCCACCAACGTGCCGTGGGCCCTCGATCCCGCCTTCCTGCGCCCGGGGCGCTTCGATCGAATGTTCTTTGTGCCGCCGCCTGATCGCGAGGCGCGTGGCGCCATTCTTCAGCATCACATGAGGGAGCGCCCGGCCACGGGCGATATCGATTACTTGCTGCTCGCGAAGAAGACGAACGGCTACTCCGGCGCCGATCTCGCCAATCTGGTGGAGATGGCGGCCGACGAGGCGATCGACGCCTCCATCGAAGCTGGCGAGGATCA is a genomic window containing:
- a CDS encoding ATP/GTP-binding protein; this translates as MCRLPVKLSALVLLTALANPLLADDDEPSLLWEAAGFEAPESVRYDAERERLYVSNINGNPTDKDGNGYLSLLSPSGEVLMARWLAGFDAPKGMALVGKKLYVSDIDRLVVVDVEAAEIVATYDAPEAKFLNDVTADASGRVYVSDMGDNTIYRLNGTAFDVWLRDSALDSPNGLLAEEDRLLVASWGVVGQGADVQLGVMRAVSWEDRSVSALDGAGIGHLDGLEKLPSAEDAEGEGDGQYLITDWVNGVLFTWAEGDDGDSKLTLALDLPAGSADIGTLPGEGVVIVPLMKDGIVQAYSLPDDEDE
- a CDS encoding DUF2277 domain-containing protein — its product is MCRNIKTLFNFDPPATKEEIRAAALQFVRKLSGSARPSRANAQAFEDAVDAVAAAAEQLLDSLVTSQPPRNRELEAEKARARAARRFGHQA
- a CDS encoding LytTR family DNA-binding domain-containing protein; the encoded protein is MSDLLQHLRPSRTTLWLLASWLVLSLTQTLHFYTYFEQSLWDSVRWSFRDWFVWYLIFWGVFELCKGRQAFARFSVFSTLLVGAIAVASGVLQTAIITSLDFIAGTASRPFWEDFSHFYAKRWLQYLFIFALFWMLLLNRIVAGTPAPVPSAAAAPKPQRIRIDDGKQHHWVAYGEVLSVEAAGNYVCFHTTSGQLIARGTLKALQAQEQVLHRVSRSRMVNPGLVAATRRSSNGGMDLVLTDGSVVPVGPSYRRQVKALLGLPGGATS
- a CDS encoding NAD-dependent epimerase/dehydratase family protein gives rise to the protein MKRRAFLAASSALGLTTGLAALGGIQGTRVLVLGGTGFFGPVLVRELLRNGANVTLFNRGQTNPHLFPQIEKIRGDRELPDARGLVALAESRARWDWVVDTWQGSSACVADTARLLHGRVEQYQYVSTVSVYDKWDRIGIQESEPLNPVPPGPEPLVSPHRYALRKTLSEQLLGELLPERSVFFRSHGMRGYPNSAPKHEPYWQVKIMRGGDLVLPADIEYYQVTDMVSLARFMIHCGRTQQTGPFNVCYPPIRLRRFIEGIVRDTRSGVRLHWIPQEFLLAHQVRLLRGTPAGRYRFDVSKALAAGLENRSLSELLADQLQGYRDRHPGDDFRFGGEGTSTISSQREQEIIRLWRERRG
- a CDS encoding crosslink repair DNA glycosylase YcaQ family protein, translated to MALKISNRDARRVWLDAQGLSHAPTGKLDLDVLITALGFVQLDSIRAVSRAHHHILWSRNQHYREPMLNRALARDRLIFEHFTHDASVLPIAFYPAWGRQFRRLEARVRSWEWHRAMLDAKGRRALKDRIAQEGPLSTDAFDTKATGKQEMWSRPPHKLALDYMWFAGELSTSHRVNFRKYYDLTERVIPAQHRRDSWSDDKQIDWLCREALTRLGFATPGDIQRFWDAVSSAEVKAWVDAHRAELVEVTVGCADRSAYGALALPDIEQRLADAPAPTSRLRVLSPFDPVIRDRARLERLFGFDYRIEIFVPASKRVWGYYVFPLLEGDRFVGRIEAKADRKAGELRVLNFWQEPRVKWTPTRVEKLHAELGRFCRLADVSAITWEVEPIL
- a CDS encoding ATP-binding protein; translation: MDKSSLDGLIDAYAAAPSPSLARVIVLELLQGDRAQDALAYLDAAVTAFQPEDADAVGSALLSAGSYAAITEHFDADVPTQAVVLARALLELGEDSRAREVYQAAIEAAPGVQDETMNERLGVAADSPASVTRLRLVEKVDPMEVVNIDRYRASATTFDDVVGLEKVKRQVNKRIIMPFQKPSLFSRFRKKIGGGVLLYGPPGCGKTLLARATAGECNASFFNVEIADVLDMYIGESERKLHAIFEKARAEAPSVLFFDEIEALAGKREHTHNATASKVVSLMLTELDGYAQNNAGVLVLASTNVPWALDPAFLRPGRFDRMFFVPPPDREARGAILQHHMRERPATGDIDYLLLAKKTNGYSGADLANLVEMAADEAIDASIEAGEDQPISFEHFKDALGESRSSTVEWLTTARNYARYANDGGRYNDVVEFLEKHGQ